The proteins below come from a single Malus domestica chromosome 03, GDT2T_hap1 genomic window:
- the LOC103433481 gene encoding uncharacterized protein yields MITHDFMSCPYKDVCPDFIAEQVNAFNNFQRPRYDPYSNFYNPGWRDHPNLKWDKDQHSRPQFQQQVQQPAAPKAAWEVAIEKLANTTTQEIQNLQAAMKNMEKQMGQIALQVSEKAPGTFTSQTEPNPMGGADCKAVRFLRSGKSFDNRSENCVRHSQVASQPKTDSGIVEKYANLKDSEQPLNSSENGADIVADCVYEPPMPYPERLKPKVKDQQLTDFMKILSKVQINLPLIDAIKNIPSYAKFLKDVCKKKKKLFDFEKRLGQGEIKPTSVILQLADRSVAYPRGIIKDLIIKVDNLYLPADFLILDMDEDMQTPIILVRPFMATARTLIDVEAGTLTLRVQDQSVVFSLFEATKRPGDVQDCMRVDVLDSILHAEILPRLTYDPLLNVLNGFENINTEDEKAFEYVSALENSSLPVIIVADLSSAEEDKLLRILRSYQYAIGWTIADIKGISPTICMHKILMEDGVKPAIDAQRRLNPIMKEVVRNEVMKLLNAGMIYHISDSKWISPTQVVPKRSGITVVKNDNNELVPTRLTTGWRMCVDYRKINAGYNQIPVAPEDQEKTTFTCPFGTFAYRRMPFGLCNAPATFQRCMMSIFTRGIEVDKAKINAIEKLPPPTTVKSVRSFLGHAGFYRRFIKDFSKISRPLCNLLAKDAPFLFYEACLEAFKKLKTLLTTTPIIAAPNWSLPFELMCDASDYAVGAVLGQRKDKLPQVIYYASRTLNDAQLNNATTEKELLAVVFALEKFHSYLVGAKVIVYTDHAALKYLLSKKDAKPRLIRLILLLQEFDLEIRDKKGSENVVADHLSRLIIPTASEEDSLPLSEFSR; encoded by the exons ATGATAACTCATGATTTTATGAGCTGCCCATATAAGGATGTTTGTCCAGATTTTATAGCAGAGCAGGttaatgcatttaacaattttcAGCGTCCCCGATATGACCCGTATTCAAATTTCTACAacccaggttggagagatcatcctaatCTAAAGTGGGACAAAGATCAGCACTCTAGGCCTCAATTTCAACAGCAGGTACAACAACCTGCTGCAcctaaggctgcttgggaggttgcaattgaaaaattggcAAATACTACCACGCAAGAAATCCAAAACCTACAGGCAGCAATGAAAAACATGGaaaaacaaatggggcagattgctttgCAGGTTTCAGAAAAGGCACCGGGTACATTTACCagccaaaccgaaccaaatccAATGGGAGGTGCAGATTGCAAGGCAGTTAGATTTTTGCGTTCTGGAAAAAGTTTTGATAATAGAAGTGAAAATTGTGTTCGACATTCGCAGGTGGCTTCACAGCCAAAAACAGATTCGGGAATTGTTGAAAAATATGCCAATTTGAAAGATTCTGAACAACCTTTGAACAGTTCTGAAAATGGTGCTGATATTGTTGCGGATTGTGTATATGAGCCACCTATGCCTTATCCTGAACGATTGAAGCCTAAAGTTAAAGATCAACAATTGACAGATTTTATGAAGATTTTGTCTAAGGTTCAGATTAATCTACCGTTAATTGATGCCATCAAGAACATTCCGTCttacgccaagtttttgaaggatgtttgcaaaaagaaaaagaagctctttgattttgagaaa agactaggacaaggagaaatcaaGCCTACATCAGTTATTCTACAACTAGCAGACCGTTCAGTTGCTTATCCTAGGGGAATTATTAAAGACCTAATTATTAAAGTGGATAATCTTTATCTTCCTGCTGATTTTTTGATTttggatatggatgaagatATGCAAACACCAATTATTTTGGTACGGCCTTTCATGGCAACTGCTCGAACGTTAATTGATGTAGAGGCTGGAACACTTACACTTCGAGTGCAAGATCAATCTGTTGTGTTCAGTTTATTTGAAGCAACTAAAAGGCCAGGTGATGTGCAAGATTGTATGCGTGTTGATGTGCTTGACAGCATATTACATGCTGAAATTCTGCCACGTTTGACATATGATCCATTGTTAAATGTGTTGAATGGGTTTGAGAATATAAATACAGAAGATGAAAAGGCTTTTGAGTATGTTTCAGCTTTGGAAA ATTCTTCGCTGCCAGTTATTATTGTTGCTGATTTATCATCAGCAGAAGAAGATAAACTGTTGCGCATTTTAAGGAGTTATCAATATGCAATTGGCTGGACTATAGCTGACATTAAAGGGATCAGCCCTACAATTTGTATGCATAAAATTTTGATGGAGGATGGAGTAAAGCCTGCCATTGACGCTCAACGTCGTTTGAATCCAATTATGAAAGAAGTTGTTCGTAATGAAGTTATGAAGCTTTTAAATGCTGGGATGATCTATCATATTTCAGATAGTAAGTGGATTAGTCCAACTCAAGTGGTGCCAAAGCGTTCTGGTATTAcagttgtgaagaatgataatAATGAACTTGTGCCTACTCGTTTGACTACAGGGTGGCGTATGTGTGTTGATTATAGAAAGATCAATGCGG GGTATAACCAGATTCCAGTTGCCCCTGAGGATCAAGAGAAGACAACCTTTACTTGTCCTTTTGGGACTTTCGCATATCGAAGAATGCCttttggtttgtgcaatgcgCCTGCCACGTTTCAGcgttgcatgatgagcatatttaccAG GGGTATTGAGGTTGACAAGGCTAAAATTAATGCAATTGAAAAGTTGCCACCCCCGACGACTGTTAAGAGTGTTcgatcttttcttggccatgctgGGTTTTATAGAcggttcatcaaggatttctccaagattaGCCGACCATTGTGTAATTTATTGGCTAAGGAtgctccttttcttttttatgaggCTTGTTTGGAGGCCTTCAAGAAGTTAAAGACACTCCTCACCACAACACCCATTATTGCAGCCCCTAATTGGAGCTTACcttttgaattgatgtgtgacGCGTCAGATTATGCAGTGGGAGCAGTTCTTGGACAACGGAAAGATAAGCTTCCCcaagttatttattatgctagtcGAACCCTCAATGATGCACAACTCAACAATGCAACCACAGAGAAAGAATTGTTGGCAGTTGTTTTTGCATTGGAAAAATTTCATTCGTATTTAGTTGGGGCTAAAGTGATTGTCTATACAGATCATGCAGCTTTAAAATATTTGTTGTCTAAAAAAGATGCTAAGCCTCGATTGATTCGTTTGATTCTTTTATTGCAAGAGTTTGACTtagaaatcagagataaaaagggtagtgaaaatgtggtggctgaccatttATCTAGATTAATTATTCCCACAGCTTCCGAAGAGGATTCCCTACCATTAAGTGAGTTTTCCAGATGA
- the LOC139194697 gene encoding uncharacterized protein, giving the protein MPQLGILIVELFDVWGIDFMGPFPSSHGNHYILVAVEYVSKWVEAIAAPTNQGSVVLKFLQGVIFPRFGIPRVILSDGEKHFINKPFANLLAKYGINHRVATPYHPQTFGQVEVSNRELKHILEKTVGSTRKDCSLKLNDTLWAYRTAYKTPIGM; this is encoded by the coding sequence ATGCCCCAACTAGGTATTTTAATTGTTGAactatttgatgtttggggtattgatttcatgggaccatttCCATCTTCTCATGGGAACCACTATATTTTAGTTGCTGTGGAATATGTTTCTAAGTGGGTCGAGGCCATTGCAGCACCAACTAATCAGGGATCAGTGGTCCTGAAGTTCCTCCAAGGGGTTATATTTCCGCGTTTTGGAATTCCACGCGTTATTCTTAGTGATGGGGAGAAGCATTTTATTAATAAACCATTTGCTAATTTGTTGGCAAAATATGGGATTAATCATCGTGTggctacaccttatcatccacagACATTTGGTCAAGTTGAAGTTTCAAACAGagaattaaaacacattttggAGAAAACAGTTGGTTCAACACGTAAAGATTGCagtttaaaattaaatgataCATTGTGGGCCTACAGGACAGCTTATAAAACTCCTATTGGGATGTGA